In the Salarias fasciatus chromosome 13, fSalaFa1.1, whole genome shotgun sequence genome, one interval contains:
- the ubr2 gene encoding E3 ubiquitin-protein ligase UBR2 isoform X1 — protein sequence MAAAESDRDPSSSICSEFLHFDAKDTASRWLAAADLQQEVYHHLASYVPRILCVGPSSSGSSKEEQREEQREELACQLLLLAPLEWFLLREEPAAGLALLQENNQPSPLCGHVFKVGEPTYSCRECAADPTCVLCMQCFLGSVHKEHRYRMTTSLGGGFCDCGDAEAWKKGPYCQKHTPTDSSRDTEEDPVAQLPPDLVARGYSIFSIILKYAVDMLTWEQEDQLPAGLEPPERGDSYYCMLFNDEVHTYEQVIYTLQKAVNCSQKEAVSFATTVDRDGRKSVRYGDFQFCEQAKSVIVRNTSRQSKPLRVQVMHSSVVAHQCFALKALSWLGQIIQYSDGLRRILCQVGLQKQSEEESSSLVDRLMLNDSKMWKGARNIYHQLLMNSLLMDLKYKKIFAIQFAKMYQRLQSDYVKDDHDREFSITDLSVQMFTVPSLARMLMVEENLMTTIIRTFVDHLRHRDLQGRFQFDRYTAQQAFKFGRVQSLIGDLKYILISPPTQWSDQLRLKFLEGLEAFLKLLKCMQGMDPVVRQVGQHIEMEPEWEAAFTLQMKLTHIISMIQEWCSTDERVLIEAYKKCLSALTECQGGLADGEQPISLSLAGHCVETFRCQVSQDKVSIHLPVCRLLAGLHVLLSRTEVASRYPEQLPLGELSPPLLIELPLRCLVLCAQVHAGMWRRNGFSLINQIYYYHNVKCRVEMFDKDIVMLQAGASMMDPNHFLMIVLSRFELFYIFSSADIRKRYREANKDLVQQNTLIEEMLHLIIMVIGERYVSGVGQVESSEDVRREIIHQLSIRPMSHSELVKALPENGNKETGVERVIDSVASFKKPGVTGRGLYELRPEWNKHFNLYFHHYSRADQSKAEEAQRKLRRQKGEDTALPPPLPPPLCPLFASLVNLLQCDVLLAVEGAVLQWAVEPSGGGWTESMLQRVLHLVGLALLEEQQQLENCSGEEDVTFNYTSKITRPGEAPSTSGSVLALLESLQNAPHLEVHKDMITWILKLVSNIKTMRERTSSASSITISQGGGLEETLRDKDKAERKRKAEMARLRREKILAQMSEMQKHFINENKELFQQSLEELEASTSAAELSPPSSALTCASQVCVGPRRVGGAERRQPVTCILCQEEQEVRGHGRAMVLAAFVQRSTVLSKNRQRGLPSSEHLDPVFMHPDLSLGTHTASCGHIMHATCWQRYFEAVQLKEQRRQQRLRGHTSYDVENGEFLCPLCECLSNTVIPLLPHTHTPDHSVDHPSLEAWLTTTNQQIAALRSAYRRQSDGVSEGAEPAVPEGFRLDFTPQNPFSSSVSEMITTFSMSTYKVGLKVNPNEQDARVPVLSWATCAYSIQSIERLLMDEEKPLFGSLPCRQDDCLSSLTRLGSACWTTAPLKTVHTHFIRLLSALVPDSQVENSPCLLDVDMFHLLVYCVLSYSSVHALDQSGRTVVDSGHLHLLQLVTVAHLVQILLSSITEEAFMEQDSGSSEEEQLTWQLYSTLRTHLTGVLPEVSSGWQLWHRLKAGVLPFLRAAALFFHYLNSAAPPAELLVAGPGQWEALCSYLSLPSNLLLLYCNQHTLLEPLIQRWCCHPGVRQTLQGGGVIVRFPRESNRLISLPEDYSVLINQASSFTCPRSGGDKSRAPTLCLVCGAMLCSQSYCCQTEVDGEDVGACTAHTFTCGAGLGLFLRVRESQVLFVAGKTKGCFYPPPYLDDYGETDQGLKRGNPLHLCTERYRKIERLWRQHGVAEVIGHAQEANQTLVAIDWQHL from the exons ATGGCGGCGGCCGAGTCGGACAGAGATCCGTCGTCCTCGATATGCTCCGAGTTCCTCCACTTCGACGCCAAAGACACCGCGTCG cggtGGCTGGCAGCGgctgacctgcagcaggaggtgTATCATCATCTGGCCTCCTATGTACCCAGAATCCTTTGTGTGGGGCCCagcagcagcgggagcagcaaggaggagcagcgggaggagcagagggaggagctggcctgccagctgctcctcctggctcctctggaGTGGTTCCTGCTGAGGGAGGAGCCTGCAGCCGGTCTGGCCCTCCTCCAGGAGAACAACCAGCCCTCCCCGCTGTGTGGACACGTGTTCAAGGTGGGAGAACCCACCTACTCCTGCAg ggagtGCGCGGCCGACCCCACATGTGTTCTGTGTATGCAGTGTTTCCTGGGCAGCGTTCACAAAGAGCATCGTTACAgg atgaCCACTTCATTAGGAGGAGGTTTCTGTGACTGTGGAGATGCCGAAGCCTGGAAGAAGGGTCCTTACTGCCAGAAACACACTCctacagacagcagcagagacacagaggag gaCCCTGTAGCCCAGCTTCCCCCCGACCTGGTTGCCCGTGGTTACAGCATCTTCTCCATCATCCTGAAGTACGCTGTGGACATGCTGACCTGggagcaggaggaccagctgcCTGCAGGCCTGGAGCCGcc ggagcGAGGCGACAGCTACTACTGCATGCTGTTCAACGATGAGGTGCACACCTACGAGCAGGTGATCTACACCCTGCAGAAAGCCGTCAACTGCAGCCAGAAGGAGGCCGTGAGCTTCGCCACCACCGTGGACCGAGAC GGCAGGAAGTCGGTGCGTTACGGTGACTTTCAGTTCTGCGAACAGGCCAAGTCTGTGATCGTG AGGAACACCAGCCGCCAGTCGAAGCCCCTCCGGGTGCAGGTGATGCACTCCTCTGTGGTGGCTCACCAGTGTTTTGCCCTGAAGGCTCTCAGCTGGCTGGGGCAGATCATCCAGTACTCCG ATGGTCTCAGGAGGATCTTGTGTCAGGTCGGCCTTCAGAAGCAGTCAGAAGAGGAGAGTTCCTCTCTGGTTGATCGGCTGATGCTCAATGACTCCAAGATGTGGAAAG gagcCAGGAACATTTACCACCAGCTGCTCATGAACAGTCTTCTCATGGACTTAAAGTACAAGAAGATATTCGCCATCCAGTTTGCCAAG ATGTACCAACGCTTGCAGAGCGACTACGTGAAAGACGACCACGACCGTGAGTTCTCCATCACCGACCTGTCGGTGCAAATGTTCACCGTCCCGTCTCTG gCCCGGATGCTGATGGTGGAGGAGAACCTGATGACCACCATCATCAGGACCTTTGTGGACCACCTCCGGCACAGAGACCTGCAGGGGCGTTTCCAGTTCGACCGCTACACGGCTCAGCAGGCCTTCAAGTTCGGACGGGTCCAGAGTCTCATCGGGGACCTGAA gtacaTCCTGATCAGTCCTCCGACTCAGTGGAGCGATCAGCTCAGGCTGAAGTTCCTTGAAGGTCTGGAAGCTTTTCTCAAGTTGCTGAAGTGCATGCAG ggtaTGGACCCGGTGGTGAGGCAGGTGGGACAGCACATCGAGATGGAGCCTGAGTGGGAGGCGGCCTTCACCCTGCAGATGAAACTCACTCACATCATCTCCATGATCCAAGAGTGGTGCTCCACGGAC gagcGGGTCCTCATCGAGGCCTATAAGAAGTGTCTGAGCGCGCTCACTGAGTGTCAGGGCGGCCTGGCAGATGGcgagcagccaatcagcttgAGTCTGGCCGGTCACTGCGTGGAGACGTTCAGGTGTCAGGTGTCTCAGGACAAAGTGTCCATCCACCTGCCCGTGTGCAGACTGCtggcag GGCTGCATGTCCTCCTCAGCAGGACGGAGGTGGCGTCTCGTTACCCGGAGCAGCTTCCTCTG GGTGAACTCAGCCCTCCCCTCCTCATCGAACTGCCCCTGCGCTGCCTGGTGCTCTGCGcccaggtgcatgctgggatgtgGAGGAGGAACGGCTTCTCCCTCATCAACCAG ATCTATTATTATCACAACGTGAAATGCAGAGTGGAGATGTTCGATAAAGACATCGTCATGCTCCAG GCGGGGGCGTCCATGATGGATCCAAACCACTTCCTGATGATCGTCCTGAGCCGATTTGAGCTCTTCTACATCTTCAGCTCCGCAGACATCAGGAAGAGATACAGAGAGGCCAACAAG GACCTGGTCCAGCAGAACACTCTGATCGAGGAGATGCTTCATCTCATCATCATGGTCATTG GTGAGCGGTACGTGTCCGGCGTGGGACAGGTGGAGTCCTCGGAGGACGTCCGAAGAGAGATCATCCACCAGCTGTCCATCAGACCCATGTCTCACAGCGAGCTGGTGAAGGCCCTGCCCGAAAAC GGCAACAAAGAAACGGGCGTGGAGAGAGTCATCGACAGCGTGGCTTCATTCAA GAAGCCCGGTGTGACGGGGCGGGGTCTCTATGAACTCCGCCCGGAGTGGAACAAACACTTCAACTTGTACTTCCATCACTACAGCAGAGCCGACCAGTCCAAG gctgaggaggctcagaGGAAGCTAAGGCGACAGAAAGGAGAAGACACAG cccTGCCGCCCCCTCTCCCACCCCCCCTCTGCcctctgttcgccagcctggtgaacctgctgcagtgcgACGTCCTGCTGGCTGTAGAGGGCGCTGTGCTCCAGTGGGCCGTGGAGCCCAGCGGGGGAGGATGGACCGAGTCCATGTTGCAGAGG GTGCTCCACCTGGTGGGCTTGGCTctcctggaggagcagcagcagctggagaactGCAGCGGAGAAGAAGACGTCACCTTCAATTACACCTCCAAGATCACAC GTCCCGGAGAAGCTCCCAGTACCTCAGGGAGTGTCCTGGCCCTGCTGGAGAGTCTGCAGAACGCTCCTCACCTGGAGGTCCACAAAGACATGATCACCTGGATCCTCAAG ttgGTGTCCAACATCAAAACCATGAGAGAGCGGACGTCATCGGCCTCCTCCATCACCATCAGCCAGGGCGGCggtctggaggag ACGCTCAGGGACAAAGACAAGgccgagaggaagaggaaggcggAGATGGCTCGGCTGCGCAGAGAGAAGATCCTGGCCCAGATGTCCGAGATGCAGAAACACTTCATCAATGAGAACAAAGAGCTCTTTCAGcagagtctggaggagctggaggcgtCCACGTCGGCCGCGGAGCTCAG TCCTCCCAGCTCCGCACTCACCTGCGCGTCTCAGGTGTGCGTCGGACCGAGACGAGTGGGCGGGGCCGAGCGCCGTCAGCCGGTGACCTGTATCCTgtgtcaggaggagcaggaggtcagaggtcacggcaGGGCCATGGTGCTGGCGGCGTTCGTCCAGAGGTCGACGGTTCTGTCCAAGAACCGCCAGCGCGGCCTGCCCAGCTCAG AGCACCTGGACCCCGTCTTCATGCACCCCGACCTGTCCCTGGGGACTCACACCGCCAGCTGTGGACACATCATGCACGCCACCTGCTGGCAgag gtacTTTGAGGCAGtgcagctgaaggagcagcggcggcagcagcgacTCCGGGGACACACCAGCTACGACGTGGAGAACGGCGAGTTCCTGTGTCCGCTGTGCGAGTGTCTGAGCAACACCGTGATCCccctgctgccacacacacacacccccgaccacag TGTTGACCATCCCAGCCTGGAGGCGTGGCTTACAACAACCAATCAGCAGATAGCAGCACTCAGATCTGCCTACAGGCGGCAGTCCGACG gtGTGtccgagggggcggagcctgctGTTCCTGAAGGATTCAGACTTGATTTCACGCCACA GAACCCGTTCTCCAGCAGCGTCAGTGAGATGATCACCACCTTCAGCATGTCCACGTACAAGGTCGGCCTGAAGGTCAACCCCAACGAGCAGGACGCCAGAGTCCCCGTGCTGAGCTGGGCCACCTGCGCCTACTCCATCCAGAGCatag AGCGCCTCTTGATGGACGAAGAGAAGCCGTTGTTTGGAAGTCTACCCTGTCGACAG GACGACTGTCTGAGCTCTCTGACTCGGCTCGGTTCCGCCTGTTGGACCACGGCGCCACTGAAGACTGTTCACACTCACTTCATCAGGCTCctctcag ccCTGGTTCCAGACTCTCAGGTGGAAAACTCTCCGTGTCTTCTGGACGTCGACATGTTTCACCTGCTG gtgtatTGCGTGTTGTCCTACAGCTCAGTCCATGCTTTGGACCAATCGGGACGCACCGTGGTTGACTCAggccaccttcacctcctccagctggtcACTGTGGCTCacctggtccagatcctgctCTCTTCCAttacag aggaagcGTTCATGGAGCAGGACAGCGGCagttcagaggaggagcagctcaccTGGCAGCTCTACAGCACCCTGAGGACACACCTGACCGG TGTGCTGCCTGAGGTGTCCTCTGGGTGGCAGCTGTGGCATCGCCTTAAAGCAGGAGTCCTGCCGTTCCTCAGAGCCGCTGCTCTCTTCTTCCACTACCTGAactctgcagcgccccctgctgaacTCCTGG ttgCAGGTCCAGGTCAGTGGGAGGCGCTGTGCAGCTACCTCAGTCTGCcctccaacctgctgctgctttactgCAATCAGCACACACTGCTGGAGCCACTCATCCaaag gtggtGCTGTCATCCAGGTGTGAGGCAGACCCTTCAGGGGGGCGGAGTCATTGTCAGATTTCCCAGAGAGTCAAACCGACTGATCAGCCTGCCAGAAGACTACAGCGTCCTCATAAACCAGGCGTCCAGCTTCAc gtgtcctCGCTCAGGTGGGGACAAGTCTCGGGCTCCCACGCTGTGCCTGGTGTGCGGCGCCATGCTGTGCTCCCAGAGCTACTGCTGTCAGACGGAGGTGGACGGAGAAGACGTGGGGGCGTGCACCGCACACACCTTCACCTGCGGAGCGGGCCTGGGGCTCTTCctcag ggtcCGCGAGAGTCAGGTGTTGTTTGTTGCGGGTAAAACAAAGGGCTGTTTTTATCCTCCGCCGTACCTGGACGACTACGGAGAGACTGACCAGGGCCTCAA gcgCGGCAACCCCCTCCACCTCTGCACGGAGCGCTACAGGAAGATCGAGCGTCTGTGGCGGCAGCACGGCGTCGCGGAGGTCATAGGTCACGCTCAGGAGGCCAATCAGACGCTGGTCGCCATCGACTGGCAGCACCTGTGA
- the ubr2 gene encoding E3 ubiquitin-protein ligase UBR2 isoform X2 translates to MAAAESDRDPSSSICSEFLHFDAKDTASRWLAAADLQQEVYHHLASYVPRILCVGPSSSGSSKEEQREEQREELACQLLLLAPLEWFLLREEPAAGLALLQENNQPSPLCGHVFKVGEPTYSCRECAADPTCVLCMQCFLGSVHKEHRYRMTTSLGGGFCDCGDAEAWKKGPYCQKHTPTDSSRDTEEDPVAQLPPDLVARGYSIFSIILKYAVDMLTWEQEDQLPAGLEPPERGDSYYCMLFNDEVHTYEQVIYTLQKAVNCSQKEAVSFATTVDRDGRKSVRYGDFQFCEQAKSVIVRNTSRQSKPLRVQVMHSSVVAHQCFALKALSWLGQIIQYSDGLRRILCQVGLQKQSEEESSSLVDRLMLNDSKMWKGARNIYHQLLMNSLLMDLKYKKIFAIQFAKNYRRLQTDFMEDDHERVVSVTSLSVQLFTVPTVARMLMVEENLMTTIIRTFVDHLRHRDLQGRFQFDRYTAQQAFKFGRVQSLIGDLKYILISPPTQWSDQLRLKFLEGLEAFLKLLKCMQGMDPVVRQVGQHIEMEPEWEAAFTLQMKLTHIISMIQEWCSTDERVLIEAYKKCLSALTECQGGLADGEQPISLSLAGHCVETFRCQVSQDKVSIHLPVCRLLAGLHVLLSRTEVASRYPEQLPLGELSPPLLIELPLRCLVLCAQVHAGMWRRNGFSLINQIYYYHNVKCRVEMFDKDIVMLQAGASMMDPNHFLMIVLSRFELFYIFSSADIRKRYREANKDLVQQNTLIEEMLHLIIMVIGERYVSGVGQVESSEDVRREIIHQLSIRPMSHSELVKALPENGNKETGVERVIDSVASFKKPGVTGRGLYELRPEWNKHFNLYFHHYSRADQSKAEEAQRKLRRQKGEDTALPPPLPPPLCPLFASLVNLLQCDVLLAVEGAVLQWAVEPSGGGWTESMLQRVLHLVGLALLEEQQQLENCSGEEDVTFNYTSKITRPGEAPSTSGSVLALLESLQNAPHLEVHKDMITWILKLVSNIKTMRERTSSASSITISQGGGLEETLRDKDKAERKRKAEMARLRREKILAQMSEMQKHFINENKELFQQSLEELEASTSAAELSPPSSALTCASQVCVGPRRVGGAERRQPVTCILCQEEQEVRGHGRAMVLAAFVQRSTVLSKNRQRGLPSSEHLDPVFMHPDLSLGTHTASCGHIMHATCWQRYFEAVQLKEQRRQQRLRGHTSYDVENGEFLCPLCECLSNTVIPLLPHTHTPDHSVDHPSLEAWLTTTNQQIAALRSAYRRQSDGVSEGAEPAVPEGFRLDFTPQNPFSSSVSEMITTFSMSTYKVGLKVNPNEQDARVPVLSWATCAYSIQSIERLLMDEEKPLFGSLPCRQDDCLSSLTRLGSACWTTAPLKTVHTHFIRLLSALVPDSQVENSPCLLDVDMFHLLVYCVLSYSSVHALDQSGRTVVDSGHLHLLQLVTVAHLVQILLSSITEEAFMEQDSGSSEEEQLTWQLYSTLRTHLTGVLPEVSSGWQLWHRLKAGVLPFLRAAALFFHYLNSAAPPAELLVAGPGQWEALCSYLSLPSNLLLLYCNQHTLLEPLIQRWCCHPGVRQTLQGGGVIVRFPRESNRLISLPEDYSVLINQASSFTCPRSGGDKSRAPTLCLVCGAMLCSQSYCCQTEVDGEDVGACTAHTFTCGAGLGLFLRVRESQVLFVAGKTKGCFYPPPYLDDYGETDQGLKRGNPLHLCTERYRKIERLWRQHGVAEVIGHAQEANQTLVAIDWQHL, encoded by the exons ATGGCGGCGGCCGAGTCGGACAGAGATCCGTCGTCCTCGATATGCTCCGAGTTCCTCCACTTCGACGCCAAAGACACCGCGTCG cggtGGCTGGCAGCGgctgacctgcagcaggaggtgTATCATCATCTGGCCTCCTATGTACCCAGAATCCTTTGTGTGGGGCCCagcagcagcgggagcagcaaggaggagcagcgggaggagcagagggaggagctggcctgccagctgctcctcctggctcctctggaGTGGTTCCTGCTGAGGGAGGAGCCTGCAGCCGGTCTGGCCCTCCTCCAGGAGAACAACCAGCCCTCCCCGCTGTGTGGACACGTGTTCAAGGTGGGAGAACCCACCTACTCCTGCAg ggagtGCGCGGCCGACCCCACATGTGTTCTGTGTATGCAGTGTTTCCTGGGCAGCGTTCACAAAGAGCATCGTTACAgg atgaCCACTTCATTAGGAGGAGGTTTCTGTGACTGTGGAGATGCCGAAGCCTGGAAGAAGGGTCCTTACTGCCAGAAACACACTCctacagacagcagcagagacacagaggag gaCCCTGTAGCCCAGCTTCCCCCCGACCTGGTTGCCCGTGGTTACAGCATCTTCTCCATCATCCTGAAGTACGCTGTGGACATGCTGACCTGggagcaggaggaccagctgcCTGCAGGCCTGGAGCCGcc ggagcGAGGCGACAGCTACTACTGCATGCTGTTCAACGATGAGGTGCACACCTACGAGCAGGTGATCTACACCCTGCAGAAAGCCGTCAACTGCAGCCAGAAGGAGGCCGTGAGCTTCGCCACCACCGTGGACCGAGAC GGCAGGAAGTCGGTGCGTTACGGTGACTTTCAGTTCTGCGAACAGGCCAAGTCTGTGATCGTG AGGAACACCAGCCGCCAGTCGAAGCCCCTCCGGGTGCAGGTGATGCACTCCTCTGTGGTGGCTCACCAGTGTTTTGCCCTGAAGGCTCTCAGCTGGCTGGGGCAGATCATCCAGTACTCCG ATGGTCTCAGGAGGATCTTGTGTCAGGTCGGCCTTCAGAAGCAGTCAGAAGAGGAGAGTTCCTCTCTGGTTGATCGGCTGATGCTCAATGACTCCAAGATGTGGAAAG gagcCAGGAACATTTACCACCAGCTGCTCATGAACAGTCTTCTCATGGACTTAAAGTACAAGAAGATATTCGCCATCCAGTTTGCCAAG AACTACAGACGCCTGCAGACAGATTTTATGGAGGACGACCACGAGCGCGTGGTGTCCGTGACGTCACTGTCAGTGCAGCTCTTCACCGTCCCCACCGTG gCCCGGATGCTGATGGTGGAGGAGAACCTGATGACCACCATCATCAGGACCTTTGTGGACCACCTCCGGCACAGAGACCTGCAGGGGCGTTTCCAGTTCGACCGCTACACGGCTCAGCAGGCCTTCAAGTTCGGACGGGTCCAGAGTCTCATCGGGGACCTGAA gtacaTCCTGATCAGTCCTCCGACTCAGTGGAGCGATCAGCTCAGGCTGAAGTTCCTTGAAGGTCTGGAAGCTTTTCTCAAGTTGCTGAAGTGCATGCAG ggtaTGGACCCGGTGGTGAGGCAGGTGGGACAGCACATCGAGATGGAGCCTGAGTGGGAGGCGGCCTTCACCCTGCAGATGAAACTCACTCACATCATCTCCATGATCCAAGAGTGGTGCTCCACGGAC gagcGGGTCCTCATCGAGGCCTATAAGAAGTGTCTGAGCGCGCTCACTGAGTGTCAGGGCGGCCTGGCAGATGGcgagcagccaatcagcttgAGTCTGGCCGGTCACTGCGTGGAGACGTTCAGGTGTCAGGTGTCTCAGGACAAAGTGTCCATCCACCTGCCCGTGTGCAGACTGCtggcag GGCTGCATGTCCTCCTCAGCAGGACGGAGGTGGCGTCTCGTTACCCGGAGCAGCTTCCTCTG GGTGAACTCAGCCCTCCCCTCCTCATCGAACTGCCCCTGCGCTGCCTGGTGCTCTGCGcccaggtgcatgctgggatgtgGAGGAGGAACGGCTTCTCCCTCATCAACCAG ATCTATTATTATCACAACGTGAAATGCAGAGTGGAGATGTTCGATAAAGACATCGTCATGCTCCAG GCGGGGGCGTCCATGATGGATCCAAACCACTTCCTGATGATCGTCCTGAGCCGATTTGAGCTCTTCTACATCTTCAGCTCCGCAGACATCAGGAAGAGATACAGAGAGGCCAACAAG GACCTGGTCCAGCAGAACACTCTGATCGAGGAGATGCTTCATCTCATCATCATGGTCATTG GTGAGCGGTACGTGTCCGGCGTGGGACAGGTGGAGTCCTCGGAGGACGTCCGAAGAGAGATCATCCACCAGCTGTCCATCAGACCCATGTCTCACAGCGAGCTGGTGAAGGCCCTGCCCGAAAAC GGCAACAAAGAAACGGGCGTGGAGAGAGTCATCGACAGCGTGGCTTCATTCAA GAAGCCCGGTGTGACGGGGCGGGGTCTCTATGAACTCCGCCCGGAGTGGAACAAACACTTCAACTTGTACTTCCATCACTACAGCAGAGCCGACCAGTCCAAG gctgaggaggctcagaGGAAGCTAAGGCGACAGAAAGGAGAAGACACAG cccTGCCGCCCCCTCTCCCACCCCCCCTCTGCcctctgttcgccagcctggtgaacctgctgcagtgcgACGTCCTGCTGGCTGTAGAGGGCGCTGTGCTCCAGTGGGCCGTGGAGCCCAGCGGGGGAGGATGGACCGAGTCCATGTTGCAGAGG GTGCTCCACCTGGTGGGCTTGGCTctcctggaggagcagcagcagctggagaactGCAGCGGAGAAGAAGACGTCACCTTCAATTACACCTCCAAGATCACAC GTCCCGGAGAAGCTCCCAGTACCTCAGGGAGTGTCCTGGCCCTGCTGGAGAGTCTGCAGAACGCTCCTCACCTGGAGGTCCACAAAGACATGATCACCTGGATCCTCAAG ttgGTGTCCAACATCAAAACCATGAGAGAGCGGACGTCATCGGCCTCCTCCATCACCATCAGCCAGGGCGGCggtctggaggag ACGCTCAGGGACAAAGACAAGgccgagaggaagaggaaggcggAGATGGCTCGGCTGCGCAGAGAGAAGATCCTGGCCCAGATGTCCGAGATGCAGAAACACTTCATCAATGAGAACAAAGAGCTCTTTCAGcagagtctggaggagctggaggcgtCCACGTCGGCCGCGGAGCTCAG TCCTCCCAGCTCCGCACTCACCTGCGCGTCTCAGGTGTGCGTCGGACCGAGACGAGTGGGCGGGGCCGAGCGCCGTCAGCCGGTGACCTGTATCCTgtgtcaggaggagcaggaggtcagaggtcacggcaGGGCCATGGTGCTGGCGGCGTTCGTCCAGAGGTCGACGGTTCTGTCCAAGAACCGCCAGCGCGGCCTGCCCAGCTCAG AGCACCTGGACCCCGTCTTCATGCACCCCGACCTGTCCCTGGGGACTCACACCGCCAGCTGTGGACACATCATGCACGCCACCTGCTGGCAgag gtacTTTGAGGCAGtgcagctgaaggagcagcggcggcagcagcgacTCCGGGGACACACCAGCTACGACGTGGAGAACGGCGAGTTCCTGTGTCCGCTGTGCGAGTGTCTGAGCAACACCGTGATCCccctgctgccacacacacacacccccgaccacag TGTTGACCATCCCAGCCTGGAGGCGTGGCTTACAACAACCAATCAGCAGATAGCAGCACTCAGATCTGCCTACAGGCGGCAGTCCGACG gtGTGtccgagggggcggagcctgctGTTCCTGAAGGATTCAGACTTGATTTCACGCCACA GAACCCGTTCTCCAGCAGCGTCAGTGAGATGATCACCACCTTCAGCATGTCCACGTACAAGGTCGGCCTGAAGGTCAACCCCAACGAGCAGGACGCCAGAGTCCCCGTGCTGAGCTGGGCCACCTGCGCCTACTCCATCCAGAGCatag AGCGCCTCTTGATGGACGAAGAGAAGCCGTTGTTTGGAAGTCTACCCTGTCGACAG GACGACTGTCTGAGCTCTCTGACTCGGCTCGGTTCCGCCTGTTGGACCACGGCGCCACTGAAGACTGTTCACACTCACTTCATCAGGCTCctctcag ccCTGGTTCCAGACTCTCAGGTGGAAAACTCTCCGTGTCTTCTGGACGTCGACATGTTTCACCTGCTG gtgtatTGCGTGTTGTCCTACAGCTCAGTCCATGCTTTGGACCAATCGGGACGCACCGTGGTTGACTCAggccaccttcacctcctccagctggtcACTGTGGCTCacctggtccagatcctgctCTCTTCCAttacag aggaagcGTTCATGGAGCAGGACAGCGGCagttcagaggaggagcagctcaccTGGCAGCTCTACAGCACCCTGAGGACACACCTGACCGG TGTGCTGCCTGAGGTGTCCTCTGGGTGGCAGCTGTGGCATCGCCTTAAAGCAGGAGTCCTGCCGTTCCTCAGAGCCGCTGCTCTCTTCTTCCACTACCTGAactctgcagcgccccctgctgaacTCCTGG ttgCAGGTCCAGGTCAGTGGGAGGCGCTGTGCAGCTACCTCAGTCTGCcctccaacctgctgctgctttactgCAATCAGCACACACTGCTGGAGCCACTCATCCaaag gtggtGCTGTCATCCAGGTGTGAGGCAGACCCTTCAGGGGGGCGGAGTCATTGTCAGATTTCCCAGAGAGTCAAACCGACTGATCAGCCTGCCAGAAGACTACAGCGTCCTCATAAACCAGGCGTCCAGCTTCAc gtgtcctCGCTCAGGTGGGGACAAGTCTCGGGCTCCCACGCTGTGCCTGGTGTGCGGCGCCATGCTGTGCTCCCAGAGCTACTGCTGTCAGACGGAGGTGGACGGAGAAGACGTGGGGGCGTGCACCGCACACACCTTCACCTGCGGAGCGGGCCTGGGGCTCTTCctcag ggtcCGCGAGAGTCAGGTGTTGTTTGTTGCGGGTAAAACAAAGGGCTGTTTTTATCCTCCGCCGTACCTGGACGACTACGGAGAGACTGACCAGGGCCTCAA gcgCGGCAACCCCCTCCACCTCTGCACGGAGCGCTACAGGAAGATCGAGCGTCTGTGGCGGCAGCACGGCGTCGCGGAGGTCATAGGTCACGCTCAGGAGGCCAATCAGACGCTGGTCGCCATCGACTGGCAGCACCTGTGA